From the Paucidesulfovibrio gracilis DSM 16080 genome, one window contains:
- the potB gene encoding spermidine/putrescine ABC transporter permease PotB: MKTTSPFKRLSIGGATLWLGVFALLPILLIVGTSFLTRDASSFVVFQFSLQGYRGILDPVFLEVLQQSVYLATGATVLCLLVGYPFAAALAGWKGRGKAVLLLLVVIPFWTNSLLRTYALVFLLKAKGLISLLLVWLGLSDGPVSLLYTEAAVFIGLVYTLLPFMILPLYASLEKLDRTLLEAARDLGAGRLQTFVRVTLPLTMPGIIAGSMMVFLPALGMFYIPDLLGGGKHVIAGNFIKDQFLTARDWPVGSAASVVLTLLMGGLLLAYHASARRVRRPGRDGFDGGEA, from the coding sequence ATGAAGACGACGAGCCCTTTTAAGCGGCTTTCCATCGGCGGCGCCACGCTTTGGCTTGGCGTGTTCGCCTTGTTGCCTATTCTGCTTATCGTGGGAACGAGTTTTCTTACGAGGGATGCTTCGTCGTTTGTCGTGTTCCAATTTTCGCTTCAAGGATACCGTGGCATCCTGGATCCCGTGTTTCTCGAGGTGCTGCAGCAATCCGTTTATCTCGCCACCGGTGCCACGGTGCTGTGTTTGTTGGTGGGCTATCCCTTTGCCGCGGCCCTGGCTGGCTGGAAGGGACGAGGCAAGGCCGTGCTGTTGCTGCTGGTGGTGATTCCCTTTTGGACCAACTCCCTTTTACGGACATACGCCCTGGTTTTTCTGCTCAAGGCAAAGGGCTTGATTTCCCTGCTGTTGGTGTGGCTCGGTTTGTCGGATGGTCCCGTGTCGTTGCTGTATACCGAGGCCGCTGTGTTTATCGGATTGGTCTACACGTTGTTGCCGTTTATGATTCTTCCGCTTTACGCCTCGCTTGAAAAATTGGACCGTACGCTTCTGGAGGCGGCCCGGGATCTCGGAGCCGGGCGGTTGCAGACCTTTGTGCGCGTTACACTGCCGTTGACCATGCCCGGCATTATCGCCGGTTCCATGATGGTCTTTTTGCCGGCCTTGGGAATGTTCTACATTCCAGATCTGTTGGGCGGCGGAAAGCATGTCATTGCGGGGAATTTCATCAAGGATCAGTTCCTGACCGCCAGGGATTGGCCGGTCGGTTCAGCTGCCAGCGTGGTGCTCACCTTGCTCATGGGCGGGCTGCTCCTGGCCTATCATGCCAGTGCGCGACGTGTTCGCCGCCCTGGCCGTGACGGTTTTGATGGGGGCGAGGCATGA
- the potC gene encoding spermidine/putrescine ABC transporter permease PotC, translating into MRSVLQLLRLLPVYVFLYLPIAVLVVFAFNDSKYSVAWKGFTWKWFGRLLENTQLMDAALNSLTVAVLSATAATMLGVLASVALYRYRFRGKQIMQSVLFILMVSPDIVMGVALLVLFMFIGLKPGFLTLLLAHTTFCLPFVTVTVSSRLAGFDGHLIEAAQDLGAGEFQAFRHVLLPMLLPAVVAGWLLSFTLSMDDVIISFFVTGPEFDILPLRVYSMVRLGVKPDVNALSAIMFGLTVVIVFTSQLLLRRKR; encoded by the coding sequence ATGAGGAGCGTGTTGCAACTGCTGCGGCTGCTGCCGGTCTATGTTTTTTTATATTTGCCCATTGCCGTGCTGGTGGTGTTTGCCTTCAACGACTCTAAATATTCGGTAGCCTGGAAGGGGTTTACCTGGAAGTGGTTCGGGCGGCTTCTGGAAAATACGCAACTCATGGATGCGGCATTGAATTCCCTCACTGTGGCCGTACTTTCGGCCACTGCCGCCACCATGTTGGGAGTGCTCGCGTCAGTGGCATTGTATCGTTACCGCTTTCGCGGCAAACAGATCATGCAGTCAGTGCTTTTTATACTTATGGTCTCGCCGGATATTGTCATGGGAGTGGCCTTATTGGTGCTGTTCATGTTCATCGGGCTGAAACCCGGTTTTTTAACGCTTCTTTTGGCACACACCACCTTCTGCCTACCGTTTGTTACGGTGACCGTCAGTTCCCGCTTAGCCGGGTTTGACGGACACCTGATTGAGGCGGCTCAGGATCTCGGAGCCGGAGAGTTTCAGGCTTTTCGACATGTTCTGCTGCCCATGCTGCTGCCTGCGGTTGTGGCGGGGTGGCTCCTTTCGTTCACGTTGTCCATGGATGACGTGATTATCAGTTTCTTCGTGACTGGGCCGGAGTTCGATATCTTGCCGCTCCGGGTATATTCCATGGTTCGGCTTGGGGTGAAGCCGGACGTGAACGCGCTTTCCGCCATCATGTTCGGACTCACGGTTGTGATAGTGTTTACCTCGCAACTGCTTTTGAGGAGAAAAAGATGA
- a CDS encoding extracellular solute-binding protein: MRQCILSLLLVLLTGSAFAGGGEVYVYNWTEYIPDQVLSRFTKETGIKVVYTTYESNEAMYAKVKLLGGEGYDVVVPSTYFVNRMRNDGLLAPLDRSLLPNFSNVNPAILDKSYDPGNQYSVPYLWGGTGILVNADAVDPEKVSSWKGLWDEALKGRLLLQNDLREVFGIGLLLKGYSLNETDSEKIKEVYELLRTLVPSVRVFNSDSPKLAFLGEEVSGGMIWNGEAYVAMQEIDSLQFVWPQEGGIFWMDNFVIPKGARNIENAHAFINFMLRPDISAMCCEEYGYPTPIPAAQELLPEELRNSSVVFPPKEVMERSEFQDDVGDAILLYEEYWQKLKVSK, encoded by the coding sequence ATGAGACAATGTATCTTGTCGCTGCTTCTGGTCCTGCTGACCGGATCGGCCTTTGCCGGGGGGGGAGAGGTCTATGTTTACAACTGGACCGAGTACATTCCTGACCAGGTGTTGTCCCGTTTTACCAAGGAAACCGGCATCAAGGTGGTTTATACCACGTATGAAAGCAATGAAGCCATGTATGCCAAGGTGAAGCTGCTGGGTGGGGAGGGATATGACGTGGTGGTACCCTCGACCTATTTTGTGAATCGAATGCGCAACGATGGCTTGCTTGCACCCCTTGATCGTTCCTTGCTCCCGAATTTTTCGAACGTGAACCCGGCGATTCTGGACAAATCCTATGACCCGGGAAATCAGTATTCTGTTCCGTATCTATGGGGAGGGACCGGCATTTTGGTCAATGCCGACGCGGTGGACCCGGAAAAAGTGTCCTCCTGGAAGGGGCTTTGGGACGAGGCGCTCAAAGGGCGTTTATTGCTGCAGAATGATTTGCGCGAAGTGTTCGGTATTGGATTGTTGCTCAAGGGCTATTCGCTTAATGAGACCGATTCTGAGAAGATCAAGGAAGTATATGAATTGCTTCGTACGTTGGTGCCTTCCGTCCGCGTGTTCAACTCGGACAGCCCCAAGTTGGCGTTTCTCGGGGAGGAGGTGTCCGGAGGCATGATTTGGAACGGTGAAGCCTATGTGGCCATGCAAGAAATCGATTCGTTGCAATTTGTCTGGCCGCAAGAGGGTGGCATTTTCTGGATGGATAACTTTGTGATTCCCAAGGGGGCGCGCAACATTGAAAATGCGCATGCCTTCATCAACTTTATGCTTCGTCCGGACATCTCGGCCATGTGCTGCGAGGAGTACGGTTATCCAACTCCCATTCCCGCGGCACAGGAGCTTTTGCCAGAGGAGCTGCGCAACAGCTCGGTGGTCTTCCCTCCGAAGGAGGTCATGGAGCGTTCCGAGTTTCAGGACGACGTGGGGGACGCCATCCTTTTGTATGAGGAATATTGGCAAAAGCTCAAGGTGAGCAAGTAA
- a CDS encoding ferredoxin-thioredoxin reductase catalytic domain-containing protein, translating into MDAKQLYQALKKLQEPKGYYFNEDMDMTMPLLESLLENRERYGYMACPCRLANGDFDADKDIVCPCVYREADVKEYGACFCGLYVSKEWNEGGIERKLVPERRPPEKIQW; encoded by the coding sequence ATGGATGCAAAACAGCTCTATCAGGCGCTGAAAAAACTCCAGGAACCCAAAGGCTACTACTTCAACGAAGACATGGACATGACCATGCCCCTGCTAGAAAGCCTGCTGGAGAACAGGGAACGGTACGGGTACATGGCTTGCCCCTGCCGGCTGGCCAACGGCGACTTTGACGCGGACAAAGACATTGTTTGCCCGTGCGTCTACCGAGAGGCTGACGTAAAAGAATATGGAGCCTGCTTCTGTGGTCTCTATGTCTCAAAGGAGTGGAACGAAGGGGGCATCGAACGAAAGCTGGTTCCAGAACGCCGCCCGCCTGAAAAAATTCAATGGTAA
- a CDS encoding glutaredoxin family protein has product MSHHVEFYGLSTCIHCKKALQYLEECEVACDPVFVDKLEGEERKSTIAKVKEHNPAVSFPTLVINGKVVVGFNKDKIDAALGK; this is encoded by the coding sequence ATGTCCCACCATGTTGAATTCTATGGGCTTTCAACCTGCATTCATTGCAAAAAAGCCCTGCAATATCTGGAAGAATGTGAAGTAGCTTGTGATCCCGTATTCGTCGATAAGCTGGAAGGCGAAGAGCGAAAAAGCACCATTGCAAAAGTCAAGGAGCACAACCCCGCTGTCTCGTTTCCCACGCTCGTGATCAACGGAAAAGTCGTGGTGGGATTCAACAAAGACAAAATTGACGCGGCCCTGGGAAAATAA
- a CDS encoding amino acid ABC transporter permease, whose translation MRNRKLRVTPLDAAILALLIGAALLFGYRAARGLNYDWNWSSMPHYLLRFDEQEQTWKAGLLLQGLFVTLRLSLLSGLLATLFGTIMGLFRTSRSPLQQMVGAAYVGLVRNTPPLVLVFVFYFFLGDQIITALGVDDLVYRIPERSQCILCFFLGPPQQIPAFLSAVLTLALFEGAYIAEIVRAGIESVPRGQWEAASALGFTRWGCLRNIILPQALATMIPALAGQFISTIKDSAIVSIISIQELTFAGQELMAATYRTFEIWTLVLVMYFTMTFPLSLGVRRLEQRMNRHRNER comes from the coding sequence TTGCGAAATCGAAAACTCAGGGTCACGCCCCTGGATGCGGCCATTCTCGCGCTGCTGATCGGGGCGGCCCTTCTCTTCGGCTACAGAGCAGCCCGCGGCTTAAATTACGACTGGAATTGGTCGTCCATGCCCCACTACCTGCTGCGTTTTGACGAGCAAGAGCAGACCTGGAAAGCGGGCCTTCTGCTTCAAGGACTATTCGTAACTCTGCGACTCAGTCTGCTTTCCGGTTTGCTGGCCACGCTGTTCGGCACCATCATGGGGCTGTTCCGCACCAGTCGAAGTCCACTCCAGCAGATGGTAGGAGCGGCCTATGTCGGTTTAGTACGAAACACCCCGCCTCTGGTGCTGGTCTTCGTGTTTTACTTCTTTCTCGGCGACCAGATCATCACGGCTTTGGGAGTGGACGACCTCGTATATCGTATCCCAGAACGCTCCCAATGCATTCTCTGCTTCTTTCTCGGCCCACCACAACAAATCCCAGCCTTCCTTTCCGCCGTACTCACCCTGGCACTTTTTGAAGGGGCGTACATCGCTGAAATCGTTCGGGCCGGCATTGAATCCGTACCACGCGGGCAGTGGGAGGCAGCATCCGCACTGGGATTCACCCGCTGGGGCTGTCTGCGAAACATCATCCTACCGCAGGCTCTCGCCACCATGATTCCGGCCCTTGCCGGACAGTTCATCTCCACCATCAAGGATTCAGCCATCGTCTCCATCATTTCCATCCAGGAATTGACCTTTGCCGGACAGGAACTCATGGCGGCCACATATCGAACTTTTGAAATCTGGACGTTGGTGCTGGTCATGTATTTTACCATGACTTTTCCGCTTTCTCTCGGCGTTCGAAGACTCGAACAGCGCATGAACCGCCACAGGAATGAACGATGA
- a CDS encoding transporter substrate-binding domain-containing protein: MTLWQTTRTGLTALIVILGLATAVWAGDSRQELAQDSTLEQVMQRGVLKVGFSTFVPWAMKDKNGEFIGFEIDVARRLANDMGVRVQFVPTKWDGIIPALLAGKFDIIIGGMGITPSRNLKVNFSDPYEFTGMSIVAHKKLAAGMTTLEQFNLSDVTVAVRLGTTAEKAAKNFLPHAELRQFGDEAASIQELLNGKAHCLVASNPLPRNLVAKYPDQLFLPLDEDFTKEPIGFAVRKGDPDFLNFLNNWIRVANAEGWLAARFDHWFHTEEWKSQVE, translated from the coding sequence ATGACATTATGGCAAACGACCCGCACGGGCCTTACGGCCCTGATCGTCATCCTGGGGTTGGCCACGGCCGTCTGGGCCGGAGATAGCCGCCAGGAACTGGCCCAAGACAGCACTCTGGAACAAGTCATGCAACGAGGGGTTCTCAAAGTGGGCTTCTCCACCTTTGTCCCCTGGGCCATGAAGGATAAAAACGGCGAATTCATCGGCTTTGAAATTGATGTGGCCCGCCGCCTGGCCAACGACATGGGCGTTCGCGTCCAGTTTGTCCCCACCAAGTGGGACGGAATCATTCCGGCCCTTCTGGCAGGTAAATTTGATATCATCATCGGCGGCATGGGCATCACACCAAGCCGAAACCTCAAGGTCAATTTTTCAGATCCCTATGAGTTTACAGGGATGTCCATTGTGGCTCACAAGAAACTTGCCGCAGGAATGACGACCCTTGAGCAGTTCAACCTCTCCGATGTCACCGTGGCCGTTCGCCTGGGAACCACGGCTGAAAAAGCAGCCAAAAACTTCCTGCCCCATGCCGAACTTCGCCAGTTCGGCGACGAGGCCGCTTCCATTCAGGAACTGCTTAACGGCAAAGCACATTGCCTGGTCGCCTCCAACCCTCTGCCGCGGAATCTGGTGGCCAAATACCCCGACCAACTCTTTCTCCCTCTGGATGAAGACTTCACCAAGGAACCCATCGGCTTTGCCGTCCGCAAGGGTGATCCTGACTTCTTGAACTTCCTCAATAACTGGATCAGGGTAGCCAATGCCGAAGGTTGGCTTGCGGCCCGGTTCGACCATTGGTTCCACACAGAAGAATGGAAATCTCAGGTGGAGTAG
- a CDS encoding amino acid ABC transporter permease — protein sequence MINTDSRFLQRGKRVAFFDFLIFLSLLALLGWLLARGTDQLGYNWQWYRIPPFLFEWKDGVFHPGLLLQGLWVTLQITGAAFVLAFAFGLITALFRLSSSFLAHALARFYLETIRNTPLLIQLFFTYFVLAPILGINGFWASVLALSLFEGAYASEIFRAGILSVDDGQWEAAQSLGGNLLFTYREVILPQAVPRILPPLAGQAVSLVKDSALVSTVAVYDLTMQGQSIVSDTFLTFEVWFTVAAIYLAITLLLSALISFMNRAFNGA from the coding sequence ATGATCAACACCGACTCCAGGTTTCTGCAGCGCGGAAAACGCGTGGCTTTTTTCGATTTTCTTATATTTCTCTCTTTGTTGGCACTTCTTGGCTGGCTGCTGGCCCGAGGAACCGACCAACTGGGATACAACTGGCAATGGTATCGTATCCCTCCATTTCTTTTCGAATGGAAGGATGGAGTATTTCATCCCGGTTTATTGCTCCAGGGACTGTGGGTTACGCTGCAAATAACGGGGGCTGCGTTTGTCCTGGCCTTCGCCTTTGGGCTGATCACCGCCCTTTTTCGACTCTCTTCTTCATTTTTGGCCCATGCCTTGGCGCGCTTCTATCTGGAAACGATCCGTAACACCCCTCTCTTGATCCAACTTTTTTTCACTTACTTCGTGCTGGCTCCCATTCTCGGAATTAACGGTTTCTGGGCATCCGTCCTAGCCCTTTCCTTGTTCGAAGGAGCCTACGCTTCTGAAATATTTCGAGCGGGCATCCTCTCCGTGGACGACGGGCAATGGGAGGCGGCGCAAAGTCTTGGGGGAAATCTCCTGTTCACCTACCGGGAGGTCATCCTGCCTCAGGCTGTTCCCCGCATCCTTCCCCCTCTGGCCGGGCAGGCGGTTTCGCTGGTCAAGGATTCCGCCCTTGTCAGTACCGTAGCCGTCTACGACTTGACCATGCAGGGACAATCCATTGTTTCAGATACCTTTTTGACCTTTGAAGTCTGGTTCACCGTGGCCGCCATCTATCTGGCGATCACTCTGCTCCTTTCCGCACTCATTTCCTTCATGAACCGAGCATTCAACGGTGCATGA
- the tmk gene encoding dTMP kinase — MFITFEGIEGTGKSTQIRMLVEHFKQRGQDAMVTLEPGGSRIGKELRRMLLHLEGRDITPETELFLYLADRAQHAAQVIRPALQSGKIVISDRYADSTVVYQGYGRGLDPRLLHQLNEVAVAGCWPHVTILLDLEPETGLNRAMARNLREGKAVEEGRFEAESLEFHKRVREGYLTWAALHQDRIEVVDATPGPDEVFESIRTVIHRAQQRH, encoded by the coding sequence ATGTTTATTACCTTTGAAGGGATAGAGGGTACCGGCAAGTCCACACAAATTCGTATGCTTGTTGAGCATTTCAAGCAACGCGGGCAAGACGCCATGGTCACCCTGGAGCCGGGGGGAAGTCGGATTGGGAAAGAACTACGCCGCATGCTACTGCACCTGGAGGGCCGCGACATCACGCCGGAAACAGAGCTTTTTCTGTATCTTGCGGACCGCGCACAGCATGCGGCCCAGGTTATCCGACCAGCCTTACAAAGTGGAAAAATTGTTATTTCAGATAGATATGCAGATTCCACCGTTGTTTACCAAGGGTATGGCCGAGGACTGGACCCTCGGTTGTTGCACCAACTCAACGAAGTGGCCGTGGCTGGTTGCTGGCCCCATGTCACCATCCTGCTCGACCTGGAACCGGAGACCGGATTAAACCGGGCTATGGCGCGCAACCTTCGGGAAGGGAAGGCCGTCGAGGAAGGACGTTTTGAGGCGGAAAGTCTGGAATTCCACAAACGCGTGCGCGAAGGCTACCTCACCTGGGCGGCCCTGCACCAGGATCGCATTGAAGTGGTGGACGCCACCCCCGGCCCGGACGAGGTGTTTGAATCAATTCGAACCGTCATTCACCGCGCTCAACAGCGCCACTAA
- a CDS encoding 3'-5' exoribonuclease YhaM family protein encodes MEKNIYVKDLQPGHAVRDIFLLAEAQRAQARNGPYWKLKLQDVTGRIDAVIWSPLSEQFQQLEPGSLAEVSGQVGSFKERLQLRVDQLMTLNGDAPDLGEFLPRSATPPEDLFEALDDLVLEHITHRPLKKLVRRVFKDKNIQPRLMQGMGAKVVHHAYVGGLLEHTLGVARACMAACDLYPHLDRQILLAGALFHDIGKAWELSGGPDNQYTDEGQLLGHIELGLEVLRPFFAKARDLEPEIILHLKHLVLSHHGEHEFGAPIRPKSAEAFVLHLADMMDSKLNIISGAIEQIGDGEGLAWTPYLRFLERPVFRAVPTPDKNNQNKNETPENQCLLPLKG; translated from the coding sequence ATGGAAAAGAACATATACGTCAAAGACCTTCAGCCCGGCCATGCTGTGCGGGATATTTTTCTTCTAGCCGAGGCCCAACGGGCGCAAGCACGCAACGGTCCCTACTGGAAACTCAAACTTCAAGACGTCACCGGCCGTATCGACGCTGTCATTTGGAGTCCTTTGAGCGAACAGTTTCAGCAACTGGAGCCAGGCAGCCTTGCCGAGGTTTCCGGCCAGGTGGGCAGCTTTAAAGAGCGTCTGCAACTCCGCGTGGACCAACTGATGACACTCAACGGTGACGCACCGGATTTGGGTGAATTTCTACCCCGAAGCGCCACACCGCCCGAAGACCTCTTCGAGGCACTGGATGATTTGGTTCTGGAACACATTACCCATCGCCCGCTTAAAAAGCTGGTCCGCCGAGTGTTCAAGGACAAAAACATCCAACCGCGGCTGATGCAGGGCATGGGAGCCAAGGTGGTACATCATGCATACGTCGGCGGGTTGCTGGAGCACACCTTGGGGGTCGCCCGAGCCTGTATGGCTGCCTGCGACCTCTACCCCCACCTGGACCGACAAATTCTCCTGGCCGGCGCCCTGTTTCACGACATTGGCAAGGCCTGGGAACTCTCCGGCGGACCCGACAACCAGTATACCGACGAGGGCCAACTCCTGGGCCACATCGAATTGGGCTTGGAAGTGCTCCGCCCCTTCTTTGCCAAGGCCCGCGACCTGGAACCGGAAATCATCCTGCACCTCAAACACCTCGTGCTCAGTCATCACGGTGAGCATGAATTCGGCGCGCCCATCCGCCCCAAAAGTGCGGAAGCGTTCGTTTTGCACCTCGCAGACATGATGGATTCCAAATTAAACATTATTTCCGGTGCAATAGAACAAATCGGCGACGGTGAAGGCTTGGCCTGGACACCGTATCTCCGCTTTTTGGAACGCCCCGTCTTCCGGGCTGTCCCCACACCGGACAAAAACAATCAAAACAAAAACGAGACCCCGGAGAACCAATGTTTATTACCTTTGAAGGGATAG
- the surE gene encoding 5'/3'-nucleotidase SurE, whose translation MRILLTNDDGIQAHGIRALYAAIKEAGHEVEVVAPVAEQSAVGHAITFHTPLRVHTFQEDGFSGIGVHGTPADCVKLGLSSLVRGDVDVVMSGINKGANVGVDIVYSGTVSAATEAALMSLPAMAVSMDDFTPRDLTEQARFAVSLLPDIPWSEIPAKTLLNLNFPSCDFAEHKGLRLCPHTRAAYRDWYVERQDPRGNPYYWLEGEIPPEALSPDRDRALLTAGYVTLTPLHFDFNDRATLARLQERMDKANGR comes from the coding sequence ATGCGCATTCTTTTGACCAACGACGACGGTATTCAGGCTCACGGTATCAGGGCGCTCTATGCGGCGATCAAAGAGGCCGGACACGAGGTGGAAGTGGTGGCGCCGGTGGCGGAGCAATCCGCCGTGGGACACGCTATTACATTTCACACACCGTTGCGGGTACACACATTTCAGGAAGACGGGTTTTCCGGTATCGGCGTGCATGGTACTCCCGCCGACTGCGTGAAGCTGGGGTTGAGTTCGCTGGTCCGTGGCGATGTGGATGTGGTTATGTCCGGCATCAACAAGGGAGCCAATGTCGGAGTGGATATCGTTTATTCGGGTACGGTTTCCGCGGCCACGGAGGCTGCGCTTATGTCGCTTCCGGCCATGGCTGTTTCCATGGACGATTTTACTCCGAGGGATTTGACGGAGCAGGCCCGTTTTGCGGTATCCCTGCTCCCCGATATCCCTTGGTCGGAGATTCCTGCCAAGACATTGCTTAATCTTAATTTCCCCTCCTGTGATTTTGCCGAGCACAAAGGACTTAGGCTGTGTCCACATACTCGGGCCGCATATAGGGACTGGTATGTAGAACGTCAGGATCCCCGGGGAAATCCCTATTACTGGCTGGAAGGAGAGATCCCGCCGGAAGCGTTGAGTCCGGACCGGGATCGGGCGTTGCTTACTGCAGGGTATGTGACCCTGACCCCCCTGCATTTCGACTTCAACGACCGCGCTACCCTTGCCCGGCTTCAGGAACGTATGGACAAGGCCAATGGGCGTTGA
- the gap gene encoding type I glyceraldehyde-3-phosphate dehydrogenase, whose product MAVKVGLNGFGRIGRYLTRLMAEESGLELVAVNARASNEQLAHLLKYDSVHGRFMDVEPTDEGFRVKGHEVKVTRNAPGEWTWGDLGCDMVVESTGKFRDRDSCEKHLACGAKKVVISAPGKEPDVTIVTGVNDADLKPEHRIISNASCTTNCLAPVAKVINDTFGIRHGQMTTVHSYTMSQRILDGSHKDIRRARACAVNMVPTTTGAAKAVALVIPELDGKLGGMAVRVPTANVSLVDLVVELEKKTTAEEVNAVLKAAANEHMGYTEEPLVSVDYMGSTHGGVVDAPLTSVFNGTQLKLIIWYDNEAGFTNQLLRLMRQVGSAM is encoded by the coding sequence ATGGCTGTGAAGGTTGGATTGAACGGCTTTGGTCGCATCGGTCGCTATTTGACCCGTCTGATGGCGGAAGAAAGCGGATTGGAACTGGTGGCGGTAAACGCCCGGGCCAGCAACGAGCAGCTTGCCCACCTGTTGAAATATGATTCCGTGCATGGCCGGTTTATGGATGTGGAACCCACGGATGAAGGATTTCGTGTCAAGGGACACGAAGTCAAGGTTACCCGCAACGCCCCGGGCGAGTGGACCTGGGGGGATCTCGGTTGCGACATGGTTGTGGAAAGCACCGGTAAATTCCGTGATCGGGACAGCTGCGAAAAGCACCTTGCCTGCGGTGCCAAAAAAGTCGTTATCTCGGCTCCAGGTAAGGAACCGGACGTCACCATCGTAACCGGCGTGAACGACGCGGACCTCAAGCCGGAACACCGCATCATCTCCAACGCTTCCTGCACCACCAACTGCCTGGCACCCGTGGCCAAGGTCATCAACGACACTTTCGGCATCCGCCACGGCCAGATGACCACGGTCCACTCCTACACGATGAGTCAGCGGATTTTGGATGGTTCGCATAAGGATATCCGTCGGGCCCGTGCCTGCGCTGTGAATATGGTGCCCACAACGACGGGGGCGGCTAAAGCGGTTGCGCTGGTGATCCCCGAGCTTGACGGAAAGCTGGGCGGCATGGCCGTGCGTGTCCCCACTGCCAACGTGTCCCTTGTGGATCTCGTGGTGGAGTTGGAAAAGAAGACCACTGCCGAAGAGGTGAATGCCGTGCTCAAGGCCGCTGCCAACGAGCATATGGGCTACACCGAAGAACCTTTGGTTTCCGTAGATTATATGGGTTCCACCCACGGCGGCGTCGTGGATGCTCCGCTCACTTCCGTGTTCAATGGCACACAGCTTAAATTGATCATCTGGTACGACAACGAAGCAGGCTTTACCAACCAGTTGTTGCGATTGATGCGCCAGGTCGGAAGTGCAATGTAG
- a CDS encoding phage regulatory CII family protein: MYPKDVTKVVQDSVLGGEMQAKEVAERLGKPYSTLLRELNPFDLRAKLGVETLLEIMRVTHDTKPLAFMAKQMGYRLVPENSSSERPVKIFRPGVNV; the protein is encoded by the coding sequence ATGTATCCCAAAGATGTGACGAAGGTCGTGCAGGATTCGGTACTGGGTGGCGAAATGCAGGCCAAGGAAGTGGCGGAACGGTTGGGCAAGCCCTATTCCACATTGCTGCGTGAATTGAACCCGTTTGATCTGCGTGCAAAGCTTGGGGTGGAAACATTGTTGGAGATCATGCGCGTCACGCATGACACCAAGCCTCTGGCATTCATGGCCAAGCAAATGGGCTATCGTTTGGTGCCGGAAAATTCATCGTCGGAACGTCCGGTGAAGATTTTTCGTCCCGGGGTGAACGTCTGA